The nucleotide sequence GTCCACCCAGTCCCAGTCGCAGCcatcctccagctccaggcagaggcagcagccaaAGTGAGTGGCTCTGGGTCCTTGTGTCCATCTGTGTAATCCTGattggttttgtgggtttttgtggacctcatagtggccttccagtatctgaaggggggggcctacaggaaagctggggagggactttttacaaggacttttTAGCGAGTGGACcaggggtaatggattaaaactggaagaggggaaatttaggttggacattaggaagaaattctttagtgtgagggtggtgagacactggaacaggttgcccagagaagctgtggctgctccatccctggcagtgttgaagggcaggttggatggggcttggagcaacctggtctgctgggaggtgtccctgcccatgcaggggggttggtactaaatgatctttaaggtcccttccaacacaaaccagtctgtgattctgttttgcTGTAACCCCAGCATTCACCTTCCTGCCCCAGGACCCTTGGCAGGAGAGTTCTCCCGTTCACGTGTCTCACCTTGTCATTGCAGGACCAACAGCCATGCTGCCATCGACTGGGGGAAGATGGCCgagcagtggctgcaggagaaggaggctgaaaggaggaaacagaagcagaggtTGACCCCCCGCCCGTCCCCCAGCCCCATGATTGAGAGCACCCCCATGTCCATCGCCGGGGACGCCACGCCGCTGCTGGACGAGATGGACCGATAGGCCCTGCTGGgcctcccccccacctccagTCCCTTCTCCAgcaaggggaaaggagagggaacaGTTGAAAACGACTTCCCTTCCCTCAGCCACACAACTCCTGTTTTATACGTCGTGAGATGATGGGAAATGGCTCTTGGTGACGTGCACCTGAGTGAATGAATAGACTTGGCAGGGCTAGTCtaaatatatatactatatatatatataaatatatcatAGGAAGGGACATTGCAGTGGACTCTGCGTTCCAGGCCCTGGTTTAACACTTTGGAAGCTCTGCAAAGCAATTATGAGGTCAAACAAGTCTGTCCTTGTACGTGCACAACCCTCTGCTTTCCACAAAGACTGGGAAGCAAACACAGCTGAAAGCGCAGACCGTGGGCCTGGAGTGAGCCTGTTCCATTTGGATTCTTCCAAACCCTGGCTGTCACCTCTCCTCATCCTGACAGCACAAAGCGAAGTCACAGGGGGTTGTGACAAGCAAACTGCAGTTCTCCAGAAGTTTCTGTTCTTGGTTGCTCTGTGTTTTTGTGTGCAACAGGCTCCGTGGAGCCTGTGCCAACCCCCAGCTGTGTTTGGAGGGGTctagcacagcagctctggggctcaTGGTCTTGCTGGAGAGAAACACAGCTGTCGTACCAAAGGCTTGCTCTCTCCTCTGGCTTCTCTGGAAcaatatttatttggttttgattttattttgatttttttttaatcagactGCAAAGCAAAACACCAGCCGAGGGCAGCGTTCCCAGGCACGGGACAGACACCTGGGCTGAAATGGCTGCTCCTGTGGCAGAGAACATGAAGCAGCTGGGAGTGCATGGCATCCTCCTCCCTACCggctcagccctgccctgttTTAAGCAAGAAGGGTGAATAAACAATGTTTGGACTGACTGCTAGTCAAGAGGTTTCCTGCCCCCTCgccctctgctgcctctctgccctctcctctcaGCAGTGGATGTGCTCAGAAGCAAAGCTCAGTGGTGCAAGTggcttctccttcttccttcgTTTCTTGAAGTGGCCCTCCATGTGCTGAAACTTTCAGAGGGAAGCTGTTTTCTGTTGAGCTGATCAAGAATAATGTCTTGGTTTGAATGCCTCGTGTGGAGTCAACCCACCGACACCCTGGGCACCTCTTGGAGTCCCAGTCCCTGACTGGGAgaggtgctgggggagcagcagatAATGCAGATAACTCCAGTCGTGTCAGAAGCAGCCTGCTGCAGCCTTGTGAGAGCCATTTCTGAACTGGAAAGTTGTGGCTGCACACAcactttcccttctcctgctttgCTAGTAGGGATTTTCTATGGAAGCAGAGTCTTTGTTCCTTCCAAGTGCTCCTGGTCAGCCTCCCCGCGCTAGGAAATGAGCAAGAACAGCAGATCTTCAGAAACAAAGGTCTTTTTTGCATGTAAATGCTCCCGAAGAATGGCAGCAAAGCCGGGAGACAAAGCAAAGCCGTTTCCACAGAGGAATGCAGGTCCTGGCTTCCCCCATCTCCTCAGCAGTCGGGGGTCACACAGCCCAGTTCCCCCCCTGCAACCAcacaggctgggctggaggacCGTGCTCCAGGGCCGGTGGCTGCTGTAGCTGTGGGTGTACTAACCTTAACgctattttttgtttaattttatggAACTCTGTATGACAGGAATTTGATCGGGAGCAGCTCCTAACCAGGGCAGTGTCGGACCCGGACGGGGAGGGGCCAGTTGTGAGTTGTCGGCTCCTTTTTGGCTGtctttgtttttagtttttccCTTACCATCAATAAAAATTCTACTTTTGGGAAGCTGCCCCCATGTCTGTCCTTCCTGCCAGGACACTGTGGTTGCCACAAGGACTTTCAGGGTCCAATGCCTGGGTACAACCTTGGTATTTCCACCCATCCCCCCAGGCTCTTGTGATCCTCTTCTTTCAGGGATTTTGGGATtgcaccagctgctcctccagcttttTCTGACTCTGGAATGCGGTGCTGGTGTAGGAAGATCTTTCTACCAGCCTCACAGGGTGGCAGAGGGGATGCTGTGCCAAGACACACTTGTGTTTTGCAGGAGTTAGTGACAATGTCCTATCTCTGGGTGCTGCCCTCAGGCTCATTCCTACAGGAGCCCAGTTTTTGGTGAGGGGACCAGGCTGTGATCACCCTCTGCCAGGCAGGGACATGGGCATCTTGTGTCTGCCTTTGTCCCACGATGGGAAAAGCTGCTATTGTCCCACTCCAAAGAGCTCTTGTGGGGTGTTTGAGGAGCCTCCAGGGAAGCACAAGGCCCCTCACTGCTGTTGCTGGGGGTTGTTGAAGGAGTTGGTGCTGGTGTGGAAGAACTGTGCTTCTCCCAGcctgggaaaaggcagcaggttAAGCAGATGTATGCTTAATTCCACTGGGATTCCACTGGGATGGTGGAATCATTAACTGCTCCTCCAGTAGCCCCAGGGAGCTGAAGCTCAACCATCTGTGGCAAGGAGCGAAAATCAGggctctgccctgtgctggcccagggacaggagctgtgtccccagcctgAGCAGGGACTTGCTGTCCCCCATGCCCAGGACAATAACATGAGCTGGTGGGAGCCATGAGGGGCAGCTCAGACCCACCCAATACCCTCCGGGCTCCAAGTGCGttccctcccacagccccaCAAGCAGGATCAGCCCTGGGATTTCCCCTGGATGCTGCTCCCAGATCCTTCCCCCCCACGGAGATGGGGCTGAGGCTGCACCATCTGCTCAAGCAACCAACTTTATTACACAGCCAAGACCCATGGGGGGACTCAGGGCTCTGCCCCAGCTTTGCCTTTCAGcctcttctttctgtttctctccttcctcctcctcttcccactgGCAGTGGAGACAGGGGCTGGGGAGACTGGGACTGGGGCCATctccctgtcccagccctgctgtgctgggctcttACTCAGGATGGTGTTGGCTGCTTCTGAGTCCAGCAGTGGGGACTGTGGGTCCTGCCCCACGGGGTCAGTGGCTGCAGGATGGTTCAGCTCCCCATCTTCAGAAGAACCTTTCTTTTTCAagcctttccccttctttttctgatctttcttcctccccttcctctgcctcttgGCTGCCTTGGGGGGGGACAGCGGGTGGGCAGGCACACGATACTCCACTGGGATGGCTCCTTCACCTGTGCTGCTCCACGGGGGGCTCAGCAGGACCCCCCCAGGCCTTGCTGCCCGGTCAATGAGTTCCCCCCCAAAATCGTACAGCACCGGCTCCCTGGGGACAGCGATGGCCACCGTGTTGTACGCCTTGCACCTGCAGAGAGTGAGGAGGCACGGGGTGAGGCTGGCCCTGGCAGGGCCAAGCAGGGCGGGATGGTTCCCACGGCGTGGGGGGACACACTCACCAGACGTAGAGGTAGGGTTCCACGCACTCCTCCTTGTAGGCGAACTCGAAGCAGGGCACCTGGATGACATTGAAGAAGGCCTGGCCCACCACCCGCGAGGCCGTGTCGTTCACTCGCTGCAGGCACTCCTTCAACCTGCCGCGGGGCACAGCCGGGGTCAGGGGATGGGGCGGGTGCTGCCGGAGGGGCTGGGACCACCCCCCCGGGGTGTGGGGCTGCGGGGGGCACGGGCACTGACCGCCGGTCGCAGTCGCAGTGGCTGATGGTGTGCCAGCGCAGGTTGCGGTACCCGTAGCGGGAGGTGAAGGGGTGGATGACGTGCTGGCAGTGGTCGTGGTCGCGGCAGCACCGGTCTGTGTCCCTGTGCTcccctgcagggcaggcagggggtcaggctgggctggggggtgggggagaacatgcaggggctggggctggactGGGGTTGAGCTGGGCTAGGACTGGAGTTGGAATTGGATCGGACTGAGATGGGACTGGAATTGTACTGGGATGGGTAGGGGCTGGGACTGGAACAGCACTTGGATGGGGACCAGGCTGGCACTGGGATGAGACAGGGGCTGCATCAGCACCACAGTGGTGATGGGACTGGGGTTAGGCTGGGATCAGGAGCAAGAAAGGGACTGGGCTGGGGTTGGGGTAGGGACTGGGAGTTGACTGGGTTGGTCCATCACTTAATGGGGACCGGAATGAGAGCAGGATAGATCAGGGATCAGGCTGAGGAAAAAGGGTGGATCAGGACTGGACCAACACCAGGATGAGGACAATGATGGGACCAGTTAAGGGACCAGGATGGAACAGCCTTGTGATGGGGACTAGACAGTTGAACTGGGACTGAACTGTCATTGGGGTAGAGACTGAGCTGGGACAGACAGGGATTGAACTAGTACAGGGATGGGAACTGGAGTGGACCAGCACTGGGATGGGACTGGGTTAGGATTGATTGACCCAGTCCTGGGATAGGTGGGGATGGGAAGGGATGAGAAAGGATGGGATGGGGGGACAAgtagcagcagctctgctgcccttaCCCAGCTGCTCGTAGGCATCCGCGTTGCTGCCCGCGCCGCACCACAGCGTCCCGGGGTAGGTGAGTccgcggcgggcgcggggccgtCCCGGCGGGGCCGCTCCGGTGCCGGGGGCCGCTCCCAGCAGcgagaggaggaggaggaggcggcagAGCAGCCCCGGGGCGCACATGGCCCCGCGCCGGTCGCCGCCCTGGGGCCGCCCTGTAGCTCCGCGCAGCTCGCCCACGCGGGGCAGTTTGccacggcccggcccggcacCGTGCGGGGCTCCCGGAGAGCCGCGGTGCTGGAACCGCTCCTCGGAGCCGCCGCGCATCCCGGGCCCGCAGCCCGCGGGGAAGGGGTTACCCCTCCCGGTGGGGCCGGGCCCCGTTGCTGTGGCAGCCGGTGGGGTGATGTGCCGGGACCGGTAACGTGCCGGCCCCAGCGCCCCCGCCCCGTGACGTAcccggccccgcacggcccccCGGCCCCGGAGCGGCCCCGACGGGAGAAGGATGCTCCTTGTGTCCCCACGTCGCATCCCACGGATGCTCCTTGTGTCCCATCCCACGGATGCTCCTTATGTCCCAACGCCCCATCCCACGGGTGCTCCCTGCACCCCCGTCTGCTGTCCCACGGATGCTCTTTGTGTCCCCACCTGCCATCCCGTGGTTGCTCCCCGTGTCCCCGCCTTCCATCCCACAGATGCTCCCTGTGTCCCATCCCACCGGACGCTCCCCAGCGTCCCGTGACCCGCCGGGGCTGGCAGCCGGGAGGCTCCCGGCAGCTCCCggcactgctgccagctctAGCCCCCTCGGCTGGCTCCCTTTCACCAAACCCTTTGACAGTCCAGACACGGATCAGGCTGGACAACCAAGGGGCCAGCCCTTGGCTGGGCAGGATGGCGCCAGGACACACCAACTGGGACATGTGTGGCCTCAGAAAGTTCCCGTGCTGCCTGAGACCCcgcaggctgtggggctgcaccCTGAGCATCACCCCAGCTTGCTGACCCCTGCAGCCATGGGGTGCCCCGGGCTCTATGCTACCTGTGCCAAGCCCTGGCACCGCCAGAGCGGgaagctgggtgctggggacacCCCGCCTGGGGTGCCAATgtcccagccttgctgctccCCACCACGCACCTGCCTGGGTGGGACAGCAGAGCACATGGGGTCACATCACTGGCCCATAGGCGAGGCTCCTGCCTGgcaccagcccagggctggcCGAGGCTGCTGGCGGGGGCCCAGCACCACAGGGGCTGCCCTGCTCAGCTGTCGCTGTCCTTGACGCTCCCCGTGACGCTCCCGCTGGGCTCAGCCTCGCCGCCGGCACCAGGTAGGGAGCAGACTCGGTCGTGCTGGGACCCTGGGGTGGTCACCGTGTGGGGTGGTGGGGgtcctgagctgcagggagcccTGCAGGGGCTGTGGGTGGGGTGTCTCACCCCTGTTGCATGCTCAGTGCTTGCAGTGCCTGCAGTCCTCGCTCATGGACCTGAGCCACGTCCCCACCGCCCGGGAGAAGGGCTGGTACCTGGCGCTGATGGCCCCCAACGTCAAGGGTCCCAACTATGCCTGGCTGGACCCCTCCCGGCTCTACTGCCACCCGCAAGTACCCACTGTCCGGGTTGGGTGGCACCCACGGGGGTGCCAGGGTGGGCTGCATCTCTGCAGGGCACCCAGCTGTGCCCTCAGGCACCAGCACATGGGCTGTGGGAGGCCACCATGGGCTGCGGGCACCCAGCACCCCCGTTCTTCCCCCAGGCCTTGCAGGACTGCGTGgctgacctgctgcagcccttccaGGGAGACCCCATCGACATGGTGGCCGGCATCGACGCCATGGGCTTCATCCTGGGTGAGCAGGGAGGCGGGTGAGCCCAGGGTCCCTTGTCCCTGTGGGGGCTGACAGTGCcatgccccccaccccccaggtGCTGCCATTGCTGCCACACTGCGGAAAGGCTTCCTGGCCATCCGCAAAGCCGGGCACCTCTGCGTGCagaccctggcacagccctACACCGACTACTCAGGCCGAGAGAAGGTGATGGAGGTTCGCACCGATGCCATCTCACCGGGTGAGCTCCTGTcatggctggggagggggcgcAGCTGAGGTGGGCACTGGGCACTCAGCCACAGCCTCTGTCTCTTCCCAGGTCTCCGTATCCTCCTGGTGGACCAGTGGGTGGAAACAGGGGGCACCATGCGAGCAGCCATCCAGCTGGTGGAGCAGCTGGGGGGTGTCGTGGCAGGtaggaaggggggggggggtgccaAGGCACCGTGGGGTGCAGCCGTGGGTGCAGTGTGACCACCATCCCTGCACCCCACGGTGGTCAGTGCTGAGCCCCATCCCTGTGTCCCCGCAGGTGTCACCACCATCTGCATCGAGGACAGCGAGGGCGGGCGGTGGATCCAGCAGCGCTACAAGTGCTCCCACTGCGTCCCCCCCCGCCTGCAGCCCCACTTTGACCATCACCAGTTCGGCTGGGAATGACGGGGGGGCTGCAATGACATGTCCACCCATGTCCCCCAAAGGGACTGCCAGCTCTTCAGGGCTGGGATGCCCAGGGCATTCACCACCTGGTTTGGCTGTTGCTGTACCCAAGATGGTCACCCCCCCTTGATAGCAGCCATCCTCCCCTggctctgtgctcctgcctgggggCTGTGTCCTGGGaagcccccccctcccccacagccccacacttttcttaaaaagcataaaaaaaggttttattaaGACAAATGGGAGCCGGGGGGCATCACCCCCTGCGAGCAGTACCTGGGTTTGCATAGCTAAGGGAGCTGCATGGGAGCTCCTGGCTGTGGgtgcctgggcaggcagggggccAGGGGGGCTGGGACAGCTCCTTGGGGCCCCTCTTTGGTCCAGAGGTGTGAGcagggggggggctgggggctgcccccTCACTGGCAGCACTTGGGTTTCTTGCGGGGTGCCGAGAGGTACAGGTCGCTCTCGTTGCTGCCGAtccctggaggagcagaggggaagggtgggtgggcaggggggcaggTGGGGGGCCACCCTCGTGGGGCTGGCCGGGGGTACTCACGCACGGTGTCCCCGATCTTGCGGGCGCTGCTGCGCTCCAGCTCGGCCTGCACGCTGCTCTCGAAGGTCAGCGCTGCCACCCGGAAGAAGAAATCCCGCACGTTCTCCCCTGCCCCGTGGGACGAGACCCCCTGAGTGTCCCCACATCTGGCTGGACCCCTGGGGTCTGCGTTCCCCCACCCAGCCGAGGACCCACCGGTGAGTGAGGAGACGGCCCAGTACTCTGCCTGCATCTCCTGGGCCACCTTGAGAGCGTCCTTCTCCATCAGGCTGTACTGCGCTGGCGTCTGCCAAGCCAGCCAGGGGGTGGGTGACAAGGACAGGGACAGCCCCACCGAGTCAGGGCACAGGGAGCCCGCAGGGTGGGGGACACACTCACGCTCAGGTCCTTCTTGGAGCCCACCAAGAAGAGGATCACGTTGGATGGGTCGTTCTCCTTCAGGGCGTCAGCCAGCCACTGCCTGCGGCGGCCACTCACCAGTGCTGGTGGCCAAGCACTGTCCCCTCGCTTGGCACATCAGCAGCCCCACTCCCACCTCTCCATccatccccaccacccccaTGATTGTCCCCAGTCCCACCTGGGCCCTGTGTCACCTACCGTGTGTGCTCCAGGGACGCCACATCGTTGACATCGAAAACAATGACGAtggctgggggggggaaggaggggtgagatggggagggggacagCTGGTGGGGTGGGACATGGTGGGGTGGGACACGGTGGGGTGGGACACAGTGGGGACCTTACCTTGTGCTCCTCGGTAGTAGGTGGAGGCGATGCACTTGAAACGCTCCTGTCCTGCCGTGTCCCACctggaggggtgggggagggggcaTGTGGGAGGTGAGGAGGGGACGTGGGGGgcatggggagggggctgtCACCTACTCACAGCTGCAGGCTGAAGGGGACCCCCAGCACCTCGAACCGCTCCATCTCAAAATCCACCCCGATGGTCGCTTTGTAGTTCTTGTCGAAGGTGTCCTTGCAAAAGCTGGgtggggggggacacacacacaacacGGGTGTCAGCAGCCCCAGGACCCCTCCACGCCCCCTCTCCAGGGGCTCAgtgccccctgccccaggggctgcccagcaccagAGTCTGGTCAGAACTGCACTCAGCCCaaggtgctgctgcctttgaagggggggggtgtctcttcctctgtgccgtcctcctcccccaccccctgaGCTGCTCTTGCTGGGGGTGGGTGGTCCCGTTACCGATTGATCAGGCAGGTCTTCCCCACTGAGAGGTCCCCCACCACAATGATCTTGGAGATCTTGaacctgcagggcaggaggatgCGCGGCCGCCGAGTGGGTCGGGGGTCTCCCAtcttccccccctctccccacctcccccccgGGCCATGGGGGCAGAGGGGTTCATGGGGGTGAGGGAGTGTGTCACCTCACAGCCCCCCTATgtccagcagccctgcagccccgccCTGCTCAGCCCGGACCCCcttgtgtgtcccccccccgtgcccccccccccgtgcCGCATTCCTGTGTCGTGACACAGGGCTCGGCACACGCCGCAGCCACGCGGCGCCCGGGGACCCCCCCGCGGCTGGCGGGACCCTGGTCCCCCTCATCACCAACCCCACACCCCGACCCATCCTTGGGGTGGGGTGGTCCCCGAATCCCCCCCAGACTCACCCCACGGTCCCTGTGCGCTGCTCCTGGCAGGCACTGGCCACCCCGGGGTGGAAGGCGGGCCGGGCGTGCAGGGCGGCCTCCTTCCGAAAACACTGCGGGGGGACAAAGGGGGACCCCGCTGTGACCACGGCGCTCAGCGGGATcgccctcccacccccccccgggCTGCTTTTGCCCCCGCGCCCGCTCACCGGGGGCAGGTCGGCGATGACCCTGTCCCTGCGGACCGGAGCCAGCACGTTCATCGTCCCGTGGGGCCGCCTGGGTGGCcgtggggggagcagggacgGTCCAAGGGCCACCACGAGGCCTGGGGACAGGGGTAGGGTGATGTCCCAGCTGTCCCCATGCACAGCATCCCGGAACACAGCTGCCCCTGTGACCCCCAGTGGGGCTGCTCCCTTGTCCCAGTTTGCTCCTCATCCACGGGACACGGCTGTCCCCACATCCTGGCTGTCCCCGTGTCCCCTGGCACGGctgtccctgtgtcccagctACCCCGAGTGTGGCCGTCCCCACGTTCCAGCTGCCCCCAGGTCTCAGACGTCCCCGTGTCACAGCCACCCCCGCATCCCTGTGCACGGCTGCCCCTTTGTCCCAACCGCCCCCAGGTCCCTGCACACCGGGGCACCGCTGTCCCCACAGCCCGCGTGTGGCAGCCCCGCGCAAGGCTGTCCCCGCGTGCAACTGGTCCCCGTGTCCGCAAGTGCGGTTGTCCCAGTGTCCCACCCACCCCGTGTCCCACCAATTCCCACGTCCCCACGCGTGCCTGTCCCCGTGTCCCACCCACCCCCAGTGTCCCCGTATCCCGCCTGTCCCTGCGTCCCGCCGCTCCTCACGTCCCCACGCGTGCCTGTCCCACGTCCCCCCCATCCCCGTGCAAGTCCATCCCCGTGTCCCGCGGCTTCCCACGTCCCTCTCcgtgtccccctccccagccccgtGTTCCCCGCGCACGGTCCCCAGGCACGTCCCCCTCTCGCATCCCCGATCCACGGACAAGCCCTCCCCGCCCGTCCCGGTGCCCTCCGCGGGGGAATGGGGTGTGTGCGGGGGGGTCCCCGTTACCGGCTCCGCTAGCGGTGCTCGGCGTCGCACACCCGGCCCCGGAGGAACGGGAGCGCAGGCCCCTCCCTCTCCGTGTCCCCCCGCacgggggcaggggaggggccTGCGCTCCCGTTCCTCCGCGGCGGGGCCACCGCGCTACATGCCCACGCCACAGGACCCCGGGAATTCCCGTCCCCACGGGCACCCGTCCCGATCCCCCGCCACCCCGACGGCGGGGGGTGACGTCGCGCAGGACTACAACTCCCATGAGCCCCCGCGGAGCGGGGCAAACTGCGCATGCGCAAGTGAGGAAAGGAGGACTACTAATCCCGGCGTGCCCCGCGGGGCCGCGAGAGTccgggggcgggggcgggggaaGTCTCGCGATATTCAGAGCTATAAGCCCGTGCGGTGCGGGGCGGGAAACCCCTTTCGGCTTCCGCCTGGCCAAGATGGCGCCCAAGGCGAAGAAAGAGGGTGATGCCCGCGGGCCGGGGGGTCTGTGCGGTGCGGGGGGGGCGGCTGCGGAGCCCCCCCGGGGTgcggggggacacgggggggcGGGGCTGAGCGGCTGTGCGGGTGCGGGGTTgcgggctggggctgcgccGCGGACACGTGGAGAGGCCGCCAGCGGCGGGCCCGGCGCGGCTCCCTGCGGGACGGCGGGGTCCGGGCACCCGCGGGGTGTGTGGGAAGGCGTGAGTGCCCCTTGGCTCTGGTGAGGTGGGAGAGTGGTTTgttgggaggggagggggaagcctTAACCCTGTTGGGCGGTTTGGGCAGGTGTTGGTTGGATGCGGGGGCACAGGCTGCTCGCGGAGCTGCTGTTGGCTGCGTTGCGTGCCGGGGAAGCCGCGGGCCCTTAGGGCAGCATGCGGTGGTCCTgcagagcctcctcttcctgA is from Apus apus isolate bApuApu2 chromosome 18, bApuApu2.pri.cur, whole genome shotgun sequence and encodes:
- the PROCA1 gene encoding protein PROCA1; translated protein: MCAPGLLCRLLLLLSLLGAAPGTGAAPPGRPRARRGLTYPGTLWCGAGSNADAYEQLGEHRDTDRCCRDHDHCQHVIHPFTSRYGYRNLRWHTISHCDCDRRLKECLQRVNDTASRVVGQAFFNVIQVPCFEFAYKEECVEPYLYVWCKAYNTVAIAVPREPVLYDFGGELIDRAARPGGVLLSPPWSSTGEGAIPVEYRVPAHPLSPPKAAKRQRKGRKKDQKKKGKGLKKKGSSEDGELNHPAATDPVGQDPQSPLLDSEAANTILSKSPAQQGWDREMAPVPVSPAPVSTASGKRRRKERNRKKRLKGKAGAEP
- the LOC127392286 gene encoding adenine phosphoribosyltransferase-like, which gives rise to MDLSHVPTAREKGWYLALMAPNVKGPNYAWLDPSRLYCHPQALQDCVADLLQPFQGDPIDMVAGIDAMGFILGAAIAATLRKGFLAIRKAGHLCVQTLAQPYTDYSGREKVMEVRTDAISPGLRILLVDQWVETGGTMRAAIQLVEQLGGVVAGVTTICIEDSEGGRWIQQRYKCSHCVPPRLQPHFDHHQFGWE
- the RAB34 gene encoding ras-related protein Rab-34 isoform X1; the protein is MNVLAPVRRDRVIADLPPCFRKEAALHARPAFHPGVASACQEQRTGTVGFKISKIIVVGDLSVGKTCLINRFCKDTFDKNYKATIGVDFEMERFEVLGVPFSLQLWDTAGQERFKCIASTYYRGAQAIVIVFDVNDVASLEHTRQWLADALKENDPSNVILFLVGSKKDLSTPAQYSLMEKDALKVAQEMQAEYWAVSSLTGENVRDFFFRVAALTFESSVQAELERSSARKIGDTGSAATRATCTSRHPARNPSAASEGAAPSPPPAHTSGPKRGPKELSQPPWPPACPGTHSQELPCSSLSYANPGTARRG
- the RAB34 gene encoding ras-related protein Rab-34 isoform X2, translating into MNVLAPVRRDRVIADLPPCFRKEAALHARPAFHPGVASACQEQRTGTVGFKISKIIVVGDLSVGKTCLINRFCKDTFDKNYKATIGVDFEMERFEVLGVPFSLQLWDTAGQERFKCIASTYYRGAQAIVIVFDVNDVASLEHTRQWLADALKENDPSNVILFLVGSKKDLSTPAQYSLMEKDALKVAQEMQAEYWAVSSLTGENVRDFFFRVAALTFESSVQAELERSSARKIGDTVRIGSNESDLYLSAPRKKPKCCQ